One Carassius auratus strain Wakin unplaced genomic scaffold, ASM336829v1 scaf_tig00035770, whole genome shotgun sequence DNA segment encodes these proteins:
- the LOC113082140 gene encoding uncharacterized protein LOC113082140 encodes MANLPEDRLTMEPPFTRVGLDVFGPWSVVTRKTRGGVTESKRWAVLFSCLGTRAVHIEVIESMSTSCFINALRRFFAVRGPSKVLRSDRGTNFIGACKELKISTDHPEIQDYLSNEGCTWTFNTPHSSHMVGSWERMIGIARRILDARFLQSGPTRLTHEVLTTLMAEVMAIINARPLVPISTDSDSPIILTPSMLLTPKAGVAPTPEGTFDMKDMYKKQWQHVQVLADTFWKRWRQEYLSVLQPRRKWTHDKDDIQEGDVVLLKDEQVKRNEWPIGFITKIFPSEDKKVRKVEVKVVKQGTSRVYFRPVTQLILLLSQSSDTKTDKC; translated from the coding sequence ATGGCCAACCTACCAGAAGATCGACTCACCATGGAGCCCCCGTTCACTAGGGTCGGCTTAGATGTTTTTGGACCCTGGAGTGTAGTCACTCGCAAGACTAGGGGTGGGGTCACAGAAAGTAAACGCTGGGCAGTTTTATTTAGTTGCTTAGGGACTCGTGCAGTGCACATAGAAGTAATTGAATCTATGTCTACCTCATGCTTTATTAATGCACTGAGAAGGTTTTTCGCAGTTAGAGGTCCTTCCAAAGTTCTCAGATCAGACCGCGGAACCAACTTTATTGGAGCCTGTAAGGAGCTAAAAATCAGTACAGATCACCCTGAGATCCAAGACTACCTCAGCAACGAAGGTTGCACATGGACATTCAACACGCCTCACTCATCACATATGGTTGGCTCATGGGAGAGAATGATTGGCATCGCTCGCCGCATTCTAGACGCCAGGTTTCTGCAGTCAGGTCCAACTCGTCTTACCCATGAGGTCCTCACAACACTAATGGCAGAAGTTATGGCAATCATTAATGCTCGCCCATTGGTTCCCATAAGTACTGATTCAGACTCACCAATTATTTTGACACCGTCTATGCTTCTAACTCCTAAGGCAGGAGTTGCTCCCACTCCTGAAGGGACATTTGACATGAAAGACATGTATAAAAAGCAATGGCAACATGTTCAAGTTCTTGCAGATACCTTTTGGAAGCGCTGGAGACAAGAATATCTGTCAGTGCTTCAGCCAAGAAGGAAATGGACTCATGACAAAGATGACATTCAAGAAGGGGATGTAGTCTTGTTGAAAGATGAACAAGTTAAACGTAATGAATGGCCCATTGGATTCATTACTAAAATCTTCCCAAGCGAAGACAAGAAGGTCAGAAAAGTGGAAGTCAAAGTTGTGAAGCAAGGGACTTCTCGTGTATACTTTCGACCAGTGACTCAACTTATTCTCCTGCTTTCCCAAAGTAGTGATACAAAGACTGATAAGTGTTAA